Proteins found in one Abyssibius alkaniclasticus genomic segment:
- a CDS encoding protein-L-isoaspartate(D-aspartate) O-methyltransferase: MQFLLTLRQHGITDKNVLAAMESLPRDAFLSGVFKARAHEDVPLPIACGQTISQPSVVALMTQMLEITPRCKVLEIGTGSGYQAAILSKLARRVYTVERHRPLARAATRVLQEFGLVNVVVIADDGSRGLPEQAPFDRILLTAAAEDPPAPLLAQLRVGGIMVLPVGQSDTVQTLIKVVKTESGLEYSELGEVRFVPLMEGVAADVE; this comes from the coding sequence ATGCAGTTTCTGCTGACCCTGCGCCAGCACGGGATTACCGACAAGAATGTGCTGGCGGCGATGGAATCGCTGCCGCGCGATGCGTTCCTGTCGGGTGTTTTCAAGGCGCGCGCGCATGAGGATGTGCCGCTGCCCATTGCCTGCGGGCAAACCATCAGCCAGCCTTCGGTTGTGGCCTTGATGACGCAGATGCTGGAAATCACCCCGCGCTGCAAGGTGCTGGAAATCGGCACGGGCTCGGGCTATCAGGCGGCGATTCTGTCCAAACTGGCGCGGCGTGTCTACACGGTCGAACGCCACCGCCCGCTGGCCCGCGCCGCCACGCGCGTGTTGCAGGAATTCGGCCTTGTGAATGTGGTGGTCATCGCCGATGACGGCTCGCGCGGGTTGCCCGAACAGGCCCCGTTCGACCGGATTTTGCTGACCGCCGCCGCCGAAGACCCGCCCGCCCCCCTGTTGGCACAACTCCGCGTAGGCGGGATTATGGTGCTGCCTGTTGGCCAGTCCGACACTGTGCAAACGCTCATAAAAGTGGTAAAAACCGAAAGCGGGCTTGAATATAGCGAGCTTGGCGAAGTGCGTTTCGTGCCGCTGATGGAAGGCGTCGCGGCGGATGTCGAGTAA
- the surE gene encoding 5'/3'-nucleotidase SurE — protein MRILITNDDGITAPGLAAAEDIARNLAGPEGEIWVVAPATEQSGVGHCISYIHPMRIEERGPRRFAVEGAPADCVLAGLHHVLRGKAPDLLLSGVNRGYNVAEDTVYSGTIGAAIEGALHGVRSIAMSQYYGMENVNLPDPFAAARAHGPAIIRRLLEAATWQDGPYGVFYNVNFPPLPADQVKGLKATEQGARKGGGFGVKPEISPNDREFLWVTHNADNALAAQGSDAWESRDGYCTVTPLRANLTARDVLADLGAALKGAI, from the coding sequence ATGCGCATTCTGATCACGAACGACGACGGTATCACTGCCCCCGGTCTTGCCGCTGCCGAAGATATTGCGCGCAACCTGGCCGGGCCGGAGGGCGAGATTTGGGTTGTTGCCCCGGCAACCGAACAATCCGGCGTTGGTCATTGCATCTCATATATCCACCCGATGCGGATTGAAGAACGCGGCCCCCGCCGCTTTGCCGTTGAAGGCGCACCAGCCGATTGTGTGCTGGCCGGTCTGCACCATGTTCTGCGCGGCAAGGCGCCCGATTTGCTGCTTTCGGGCGTGAATCGCGGTTACAATGTAGCAGAAGATACAGTGTATTCCGGCACGATCGGTGCCGCGATCGAAGGTGCCTTGCACGGTGTGCGCTCTATCGCAATGTCGCAATATTATGGCATGGAGAATGTAAACCTGCCCGACCCGTTTGCCGCCGCCCGTGCCCACGGCCCGGCCATCATCCGCCGCTTGCTGGAAGCGGCCACATGGCAGGACGGGCCTTATGGAGTGTTTTACAACGTCAACTTCCCGCCCCTGCCCGCCGATCAGGTGAAGGGGCTGAAGGCCACCGAACAGGGCGCGCGCAAGGGCGGCGGCTTCGGGGTGAAGCCCGAAATCTCGCCCAATGACCGCGAATTTCTCTGGGTTACACATAATGCCGACAATGCGCTTGCCGCGCAGGGCTCTGACGCATGGGAATCGCGCGATGGCTATTGCACCGTCACCCCCTTGCGGGCAAATTTGACCGCGCGCGATGTGCTGGCCGATCTGGGCGCTGCGCTGAAGGGGGCAATTTGA
- a CDS encoding winged helix-turn-helix domain-containing protein, whose protein sequence is MKTKRGRQKTTLPPDDDRFAHPAARFRVFVREDMIGAGKIALLQKVAETGSISAAAREMGLGYRRAWFLLETLQRCFAEPLLETSRGGAAAGGSRLTPLGGELVARFQAHEEAVNAAAQPLLDWLESRQRDA, encoded by the coding sequence ATGAAAACGAAGCGTGGGCGCCAAAAGACGACCCTGCCGCCCGATGACGATAGATTTGCCCATCCCGCCGCGCGGTTTCGGGTGTTTGTGCGCGAAGATATGATCGGGGCTGGCAAGATTGCGCTGCTGCAAAAGGTGGCCGAAACCGGGTCTATTTCGGCGGCGGCGCGCGAAATGGGGCTTGGCTACCGGCGCGCGTGGTTCCTGCTGGAAACGCTGCAACGCTGCTTTGCCGAACCCTTGCTTGAAACCTCGCGCGGGGGGGCTGCTGCGGGGGGCAGCAGGCTTACACCGCTGGGGGGCGAGCTTGTCGCGCGGTTCCAGGCGCATGAAGAGGCGGTGAATGCGGCGGCGCAACCCCTGCTCGACTGGCTTGAATCCAGACAAAGAGACGCATGA
- a CDS encoding substrate-binding domain-containing protein, which translates to MRSLILALSLIAAPLQAGTILIQSTTSTQNSGLYSYLLPIFTAETGIEVNVVAVGTGQAIRNAQNGDADVLLVHDQAAEEAFVAEGYGLERYNLMYNDFVLIGPEADPAQVQLAPNLSAALQAIASAEAPFISRGDDSGTHRAELGYWATAGIAPAGAWYREAGAGMGATIRVAIESQAYTLSDRATWVSYGEKRDAAIVFSGDPALFNQYGIIALNPERFAHVNSADAETFIEWMLGAGQAHIAAYQVDGQQLFFPNAD; encoded by the coding sequence ATGCGCAGCCTCATCCTTGCACTATCGTTGATTGCAGCGCCGCTGCAAGCTGGAACCATACTTATCCAATCCACCACCTCAACGCAAAATTCGGGTCTTTACAGCTATTTGCTGCCGATATTCACCGCAGAAACCGGGATCGAGGTGAATGTTGTGGCGGTTGGCACGGGCCAGGCCATTCGCAATGCGCAAAATGGCGATGCCGATGTGCTGTTGGTGCATGACCAGGCCGCCGAAGAGGCATTTGTGGCCGAGGGCTACGGGCTGGAACGCTATAACCTGATGTATAACGACTTTGTGCTGATCGGCCCCGAAGCCGACCCGGCGCAGGTGCAACTGGCCCCCAACCTTTCTGCCGCCCTGCAGGCAATCGCCAGCGCAGAAGCGCCCTTTATCAGCCGTGGCGATGACAGCGGCACCCACCGCGCCGAGCTTGGCTATTGGGCGACGGCGGGAATTGCCCCGGCAGGCGCCTGGTATCGCGAGGCGGGCGCGGGTATGGGCGCCACAATCCGCGTGGCGATTGAAAGCCAGGCCTATACGCTAAGCGACCGTGCCACATGGGTAAGCTATGGCGAAAAGCGCGATGCGGCGATTGTGTTTTCGGGCGATCCGGCCCTGTTCAACCAATACGGTATTATCGCGCTCAACCCCGAACGCTTTGCGCATGTGAACAGCGCCGATGCCGAAACCTTTATCGAATGGATGCTGGGGGCAGGGCAGGCGCATATTGCCGCCTATCAGGTTGACGGGCAGCAACTGTTCTTTCCCAATGCCGATTAG
- the serS gene encoding serine--tRNA ligase, whose protein sequence is MHDIRMIRDNPAAFDAALARRGVAPVSSEILAADDARRTAIGAAEAAQAARNAASKDVGAAKARGDDAEFERLRALVAAKKDEIAAMEAAASEASDRLTALLEVLPNLPHDDVPSGADETENVEAHRWGTPRNFAFAPREHYLLDAAENHMDFATAGTISGARFVVLKGAIARLHRALAQFMLDTHINENGLTEVNAPVLVRRETMYGTGQLPKFAEDSYETTNGWWLIPTSEVTLTSIPTATLGASGALDGADLPIRMTAHSLCFRSEAGSAGKDTAGMLRQHQFEKVEMVSLTRPEDSRAELDRMTACAEGILQKLDLPYRTLVLCTGDMGFGAARTHDIEVWLPGQNSYREISSCSVCDAFQARRMNARFRRADGEKPEFVHTLNGSGLAVGRCLIAVLENYQNEDGSVTIPEVLRRYMGDKTQITAAGELA, encoded by the coding sequence ATGCACGATATTCGCATGATCCGAGACAACCCCGCCGCTTTTGACGCCGCCCTTGCGCGCCGTGGTGTGGCCCCGGTGTCATCCGAAATTCTGGCCGCCGATGATGCCCGGCGCACGGCCATTGGCGCCGCCGAAGCCGCACAGGCTGCACGCAACGCGGCCAGCAAAGACGTGGGCGCCGCCAAGGCACGCGGCGATGATGCCGAGTTCGAGCGGCTGCGCGCGCTTGTTGCCGCCAAGAAAGACGAAATCGCCGCAATGGAGGCCGCTGCTTCTGAGGCCAGCGACAGGCTCACCGCCTTGCTGGAGGTGCTGCCAAACCTGCCGCATGACGATGTGCCAAGCGGCGCCGATGAAACCGAAAACGTTGAAGCGCATCGCTGGGGCACCCCGCGCAATTTTGCTTTTGCGCCGCGCGAACATTACCTGCTGGACGCGGCTGAAAACCATATGGATTTCGCCACGGCCGGCACCATTTCCGGTGCGCGCTTTGTGGTGCTGAAAGGCGCAATTGCCCGCCTGCACCGCGCGCTGGCGCAATTCATGCTTGATACGCATATCAACGAAAACGGGCTGACCGAGGTGAACGCGCCGGTGCTGGTGCGCCGCGAAACCATGTATGGCACCGGGCAATTGCCTAAATTTGCCGAAGACAGCTATGAAACCACCAATGGCTGGTGGCTGATCCCGACATCTGAGGTGACGCTTACCAGCATTCCAACCGCCACGCTTGGTGCATCGGGCGCGCTTGATGGCGCGGACCTGCCCATTCGCATGACCGCGCATTCGCTATGCTTCCGCTCGGAAGCCGGAAGTGCGGGCAAGGATACCGCCGGCATGTTGCGCCAGCACCAGTTTGAAAAGGTCGAAATGGTCTCGCTCACCAGGCCCGAAGATAGCCGCGCCGAGTTGGACCGCATGACCGCCTGCGCCGAGGGGATTTTGCAAAAGCTCGACCTGCCCTACCGCACGCTGGTGCTTTGCACGGGCGATATGGGCTTTGGCGCGGCGCGCACGCATGACATCGAGGTCTGGCTGCCGGGGCAGAACAGCTATCGTGAAATCTCGTCCTGCTCGGTTTGCGATGCGTTTCAGGCCCGCCGCATGAATGCGCGCTTTCGCCGCGCCGATGGTGAAAAGCCCGAATTCGTGCATACGCTCAACGGCTCGGGCCTTGCTGTGGGGCGCTGCCTGATTGCGGTTCTGGAAAATTACCAGAACGAGGATGGCTCGGTCACCATCCCCGAGGTGCTGCGCCGCTATATGGGCGATAAAACCCAGATCACGGCAGCGGGCGAACTTGCCTAA
- a CDS encoding succinate dehydrogenase assembly factor 2 has product MSAEPHDIRLKRLRIRSWRRGMKEMDLLLGPFSDGPIAALSDTELDAYEALLEENDQDLYRWFSGASPMPDDHAAIIARIQKSRN; this is encoded by the coding sequence ATGAGTGCTGAACCCCATGATATCCGCCTGAAACGCCTGCGCATTCGTAGCTGGCGGCGCGGCATGAAAGAGATGGATTTGCTGCTTGGCCCCTTTTCAGACGGGCCGATTGCGGCGCTTAGCGATACCGAGCTGGACGCCTATGAGGCGCTGCTTGAAGAAAATGACCAAGACCTTTATCGGTGGTTCAGCGGCGCAAGCCCCATGCCAGACGACCATGCGGCAATTATTGCGCGCATCCAGAAATCACGAAATTAG
- a CDS encoding MarR family winged helix-turn-helix transcriptional regulator, whose product MTAHTMTSPKPADEKGFQGSYLETLAIVERLHRLLLDVVKDEFERVGIIDINSVQALLLFNIGEHEVTAGELKSRGYYQGSNVSYNLKKLVEAGYMHHQKCAVDRRAVRVRLTAKGRDVRQMVAELFARHANTLREKNIVSPSQLEDHNNVMRRIERFWTEQIRFIY is encoded by the coding sequence ATGACTGCGCACACCATGACCAGCCCAAAACCCGCTGATGAAAAGGGGTTTCAAGGCAGCTATCTGGAAACCCTGGCCATTGTCGAACGGCTGCACCGGCTTTTGCTCGATGTGGTGAAGGACGAGTTCGAGCGGGTCGGGATTATCGACATCAACTCGGTTCAGGCGCTGCTGTTGTTCAATATCGGCGAGCATGAGGTGACAGCGGGCGAATTGAAGTCGCGCGGCTATTACCAGGGCTCGAACGTGTCGTATAACCTTAAAAAGCTGGTCGAAGCGGGCTATATGCACCACCAGAAATGCGCGGTCGACCGGCGCGCCGTGCGGGTGCGCCTAACGGCCAAGGGCCGCGACGTGCGCCAGATGGTGGCAGAGCTTTTTGCCCGCCATGCAAACACATTGCGCGAAAAGAATATCGTTTCGCCCAGCCAGCTTGAAGACCATAACAACGTGATGCGGCGGATCGAACGGTTCTGGACAGAGCAGATTCGGTTTATCTATTAG
- the hemA gene encoding 5-aminolevulinate synthase, whose amino-acid sequence MNYDSQLDTALNALHDEGRYRIFLDIRRQRGRFPYADWVQPDGSTREITVWCGNDYLGMGQNPIVLDAMADAMNVAGAGSGGTRNISGTTIYHRKLEAELADLHDKEAALVFTSAYIANESVLSVLPKLFPGLVIFSDALNHASMIEGVKHSRAPKHIFRHNDVAHLRALLEAADPKAPKLIAFESVYSMDGDFGPIAEICDLAEEFGALTYLDEVHAVGMYGARGGGLAQEWGLSQRIDILNGTLGKAFGVMGGYVAASAKMVDAIRSYAPGFIFTTSLTPALAAGGAASVAYLKAHPELRVAHQAAASVLKTRFRAAGLPVMDNPSHIVPVLVGNPVHCKKLSDRLLWDHGIYAQPINFPTVPRGTERLRFTPSPVHDSALIDGLVGALDGLWQACALNRMDMAG is encoded by the coding sequence ATGAATTACGATAGCCAACTTGATACCGCCCTGAACGCATTGCATGACGAGGGGCGTTACCGGATATTTCTGGACATTCGCCGCCAGCGCGGCCGCTTTCCCTATGCCGATTGGGTGCAGCCCGATGGCAGCACGCGCGAAATCACCGTCTGGTGCGGGAATGATTATCTGGGCATGGGCCAGAACCCGATTGTGCTGGATGCAATGGCCGATGCGATGAACGTGGCCGGCGCCGGCTCGGGCGGCACGCGCAACATTTCCGGCACAACCATCTACCACCGCAAGCTGGAAGCGGAACTGGCCGATTTGCACGACAAAGAGGCGGCATTGGTTTTTACCTCGGCCTATATCGCCAATGAATCGGTGCTGTCGGTGCTGCCGAAACTGTTTCCGGGGCTGGTGATTTTTTCCGATGCGCTGAACCATGCCTCGATGATCGAGGGGGTGAAACACAGCCGCGCGCCCAAGCATATTTTCCGCCATAACGATGTTGCGCATCTGCGCGCATTGCTTGAAGCGGCGGATCCGAAAGCACCCAAGCTCATCGCCTTTGAATCGGTGTATTCGATGGATGGCGACTTTGGCCCGATTGCCGAAATCTGCGACCTTGCAGAGGAATTTGGCGCGCTGACCTATCTGGACGAGGTTCACGCCGTGGGCATGTATGGCGCGCGCGGCGGCGGGCTGGCACAGGAATGGGGCCTGTCACAGCGCATCGACATTCTGAACGGCACCCTGGGCAAGGCCTTTGGCGTGATGGGTGGCTATGTGGCGGCCAGCGCAAAAATGGTAGATGCCATAAGGTCTTATGCACCGGGCTTCATCTTTACAACATCGCTGACACCGGCCCTTGCGGCAGGTGGCGCCGCCTCGGTCGCCTATCTGAAGGCGCATCCGGAATTGCGCGTGGCACACCAGGCCGCCGCCAGCGTGCTTAAAACCCGCTTTCGCGCCGCTGGCCTGCCGGTAATGGACAATCCCAGCCATATCGTGCCGGTTCTGGTGGGCAACCCGGTGCATTGCAAGAAACTGTCGGACCGCTTGTTATGGGATCACGGGATCTATGCGCAGCCCATCAACTTCCCCACCGTGCCGCGCGGCACCGAACGGCTGCGCTTCACCCCATCGCCCGTGCATGATTCGGCGCTGATCGACGGATTGGTCGGCGCACTTGACGGATTGTGGCAGGCTTGTGCGCTGAATCGTATGGATATGGCGGGTTAA
- a CDS encoding helix-turn-helix domain-containing protein: protein MAENQNVQDLQGFDSFEDKLGDLLRGERATLSKSLLDVQRDLRIKAVYIAAIENCDLDVFENRAFIAGYVRSYARYLQLDTEEIFSRFCKEAGFQGANPELGRRRDGKSSIGATSALWAGNDGGRIRAIQGRVPNHGILAPALAALGPLLVLIAVIAGLGYGGWMMVQDIQRVDIAPIDDTPEVLDQIDSSNFATSLENIALDRANEHVADITRLYTGANSNAPFVVPRDGPIAFIDPDRYGTVVNVPQTTNTVASAEAVQPPEPVINTAPTAKVTGVFAQAPAWIRVTAADGTVLRETILDAGESYVLPEGLEGATLRAGNATAVFLMVDGLAYGPVGTAGAVAKNVSLAASEIPSSFPEYGNPTAEMQRALVALASAETGAAN, encoded by the coding sequence ATGGCAGAAAACCAAAACGTGCAAGATTTGCAGGGCTTTGACTCGTTTGAGGACAAGCTGGGCGACTTGCTACGCGGTGAACGTGCCACATTGTCGAAATCCCTGCTTGATGTGCAGCGCGACCTGCGGATCAAGGCAGTTTACATCGCCGCCATTGAAAACTGCGACCTGGATGTCTTTGAAAACCGTGCATTCATAGCCGGTTACGTGCGTTCTTACGCGCGCTACCTTCAGCTTGATACCGAGGAAATTTTCAGCCGTTTCTGCAAAGAGGCGGGCTTTCAGGGCGCAAACCCGGAACTGGGCCGCCGCCGCGACGGCAAAAGCAGCATCGGCGCCACTTCGGCGCTGTGGGCGGGCAATGATGGCGGTCGCATTCGCGCCATTCAGGGGCGTGTGCCAAATCACGGCATTCTTGCGCCCGCACTGGCAGCACTTGGCCCGCTTCTGGTGCTGATCGCGGTGATTGCAGGGCTTGGCTATGGCGGCTGGATGATGGTGCAGGATATTCAGCGCGTTGACATCGCCCCGATTGATGACACGCCCGAAGTGCTTGACCAGATTGACAGCAGCAATTTCGCCACCAGTCTGGAAAATATCGCACTGGACCGCGCCAACGAACATGTGGCCGATATTACGCGGCTTTATACCGGGGCCAACAGCAACGCGCCCTTCGTTGTGCCGCGCGATGGCCCGATTGCCTTTATCGACCCGGATAGATACGGCACGGTTGTGAATGTGCCGCAAACCACCAATACCGTGGCCAGCGCCGAAGCCGTGCAGCCGCCCGAACCGGTGATCAATACCGCACCCACCGCAAAGGTGACTGGCGTTTTTGCCCAGGCCCCGGCCTGGATTCGCGTAACCGCAGCCGATGGCACCGTGCTGCGCGAAACCATTCTGGATGCCGGCGAAAGCTATGTTCTGCCCGAAGGGCTGGAGGGCGCAACCTTGCGCGCGGGCAATGCAACGGCGGTGTTTCTTATGGTCGATGGTTTGGCCTATGGCCCGGTTGGCACTGCGGGCGCGGTCGCCAAGAACGTATCGCTTGCCGCCAGCGAAATCCCGTCGAGCTTTCCCGAATATGGCAACCCAACGGCGGAAATGCAGCGCGCTTTGGTCGCGCTTGCTTCGGCTGAAACCGGCGCCGCGAATTAG
- the ispG gene encoding flavodoxin-dependent (E)-4-hydroxy-3-methylbut-2-enyl-diphosphate synthase — protein sequence MTHNPIRPWRNIDRRKSRQIMVGNVPVGGDAPISVQTMTNTLTSDAKATIAQVLACAEAGADIVRVSCPDEASTAALAEIVRESPVPIVADIHFHYRRAIESARAGAACLRINPGNIGSAERVREVIKAAKDHNCSIRIGVNAGSLERHLLEKYAEPCPEAMIESGLDHIRILQDNDFHNFKISVKASDVFLAAAAYQGLAEATDAPIHLGITEAGGLVSGTIKSAIGLGNLLWAGIGDTIRVSLSADPVEEVKAGFEILKSLGLRHRGVNIISCPSCARQGFDVISTVAELEKRLAHIHTPMSLSIIGCVVNGPGEALMTDIGFTGGGAGHGMVYLAGKQTHKMDNAQMIAHIVELVEEKAAAIAAAESAES from the coding sequence ATGACCCATAATCCCATCCGCCCCTGGCGCAATATCGACCGGCGCAAAAGCCGCCAGATCATGGTGGGCAATGTGCCGGTGGGGGGCGATGCGCCGATCAGCGTGCAAACCATGACCAACACGCTGACAAGCGATGCCAAGGCGACAATCGCCCAAGTGCTGGCCTGTGCCGAAGCCGGGGCGGATATTGTGCGCGTGTCCTGCCCGGACGAGGCTTCGACCGCCGCCTTGGCCGAGATCGTGCGCGAAAGCCCGGTGCCGATTGTCGCCGACATTCACTTCCACTATCGCCGCGCGATTGAATCGGCCAGGGCGGGGGCGGCCTGTTTGCGCATCAACCCCGGCAACATCGGCTCGGCTGAACGTGTGCGCGAGGTGATCAAGGCCGCCAAGGACCACAACTGTTCTATCCGCATTGGCGTGAATGCCGGCAGTCTGGAGCGGCATCTGCTTGAGAAATACGCCGAACCTTGCCCCGAAGCGATGATCGAGAGCGGGCTCGACCATATCCGCATTTTGCAGGATAACGACTTTCACAACTTCAAGATCAGCGTGAAGGCCAGCGATGTGTTCCTTGCCGCCGCCGCCTATCAGGGGCTGGCAGAGGCCACCGACGCGCCGATCCATCTGGGCATAACCGAGGCGGGCGGGCTGGTTTCCGGCACGATCAAAAGTGCCATCGGCCTTGGCAACCTGCTCTGGGCAGGCATTGGCGACACCATCCGCGTAAGCCTGTCGGCAGACCCTGTGGAAGAGGTGAAGGCGGGTTTTGAAATTCTGAAATCACTCGGGTTGCGGCACCGCGGGGTGAACATCATTTCCTGCCCAAGCTGCGCGCGACAGGGGTTTGACGTTATTTCAACGGTGGCCGAGCTTGAAAAGCGGCTTGCCCATATTCACACGCCCATGTCACTTTCCATCATCGGCTGCGTGGTCAACGGCCCGGGCGAGGCTTTGATGACCGATATCGGCTTTACGGGTGGCGGTGCCGGCCACGGCATGGTGTATTTGGCCGGAAAACAGACACATAAAATGGACAATGCGCAAATGATCGCGCATATTGTTGAACTTGTTGAAGAAAAAGCAGCTGCAATTGCCGCGGCAGAATCGGCGGAGAGCTAA
- a CDS encoding DUF1499 domain-containing protein — protein sequence MLRILIVLFVVFLLAMAFTMYRFISATHDPQVWHVDPQLVERPVTPNTYLVAPQVLHITTVDREAPQYQVSADVLAKAFDDYVIRQNKVTVVAGSPEELMITYVQRSWFWQIPDYISVKFVPLEGGASTIIIWSRSRFGYGDMGVNAARVESWLASLQSLERPAEPIVLPGTAEDETASQ from the coding sequence ATGTTACGCATCCTTATCGTTCTTTTCGTCGTTTTTTTACTGGCGATGGCGTTTACGATGTATCGGTTTATTTCGGCCACGCATGACCCGCAGGTCTGGCATGTCGACCCGCAGCTTGTAGAACGCCCGGTCACACCCAACACCTATCTGGTGGCGCCGCAGGTGCTGCATATCACCACGGTTGACCGTGAAGCACCGCAATACCAGGTTTCGGCCGATGTGCTGGCCAAGGCGTTTGATGATTATGTCATCCGCCAGAACAAGGTTACGGTCGTAGCCGGCAGCCCGGAAGAACTGATGATCACCTATGTGCAGCGCTCGTGGTTCTGGCAAATCCCCGACTATATTTCGGTGAAATTCGTGCCGCTGGAAGGGGGCGCCTCAACCATTATCATCTGGTCACGCTCGCGCTTTGGCTATGGCGATATGGGCGTGAACGCGGCGCGGGTCGAAAGCTGGCTTGCCAGCCTGCAATCGCTCGAGCGGCCCGCCGAGCCGATCGTGCTGCCCGGCACGGCTGAAGACGAAACGGCCAGCCAGTAA
- the prfA gene encoding peptide chain release factor 1 produces the protein MIPEERLEQIVGRFAFLEAKMATVTTPAELASMGREYAELRPVVETIQALRALNARKHQAKALLADPEMKALAQDELAEIEGELPEIERAVMLSLLPKDAADSRPAILEIRAGTGGDEAALFAADLFRMYQRYAEGRGWKVEVLEESLTELGGVKEIIAVLRGDNVFARMKFESGVHRVQRVPTTESGGRIHTSAATVAVLPEAEEVDIEIPTTDIRIDTMRASGAGGQHVNTTDSAVRITHLPTGIVVTSSEKSQHQNRARAMQVLRTRLYDLQRQQADDERSAARKGQVGSGDRSERIRTYNFPQGRVTDHRINLTLYRLDSVIAGDIDELVEGLRAADQAAKLAELAL, from the coding sequence ATGATCCCCGAAGAACGGCTTGAACAGATCGTCGGGCGCTTTGCCTTTCTCGAAGCGAAAATGGCGACCGTCACCACGCCAGCCGAATTGGCCAGCATGGGGCGGGAATATGCCGAGCTGCGCCCGGTTGTGGAAACCATCCAGGCGCTGCGCGCATTGAACGCGCGCAAACACCAGGCCAAGGCGCTGCTGGCCGACCCGGAAATGAAGGCGCTGGCCCAGGACGAGCTTGCCGAGATTGAAGGCGAATTGCCCGAGATCGAGCGCGCTGTCATGCTGTCGCTTTTGCCCAAAGATGCCGCCGATAGCCGCCCCGCCATTCTGGAAATTCGCGCCGGCACTGGCGGTGACGAGGCGGCCCTGTTCGCCGCCGACCTGTTTCGCATGTATCAACGCTATGCCGAAGGGCGCGGCTGGAAGGTTGAGGTTCTGGAAGAATCGCTGACCGAGCTTGGCGGCGTGAAGGAAATCATCGCCGTTTTACGCGGCGACAACGTGTTTGCGCGCATGAAGTTTGAAAGTGGTGTGCATCGTGTGCAGCGTGTGCCAACCACCGAAAGCGGCGGGCGCATCCATACATCGGCCGCCACCGTGGCCGTGTTGCCCGAGGCCGAAGAGGTGGATATCGAAATTCCCACAACCGATATTCGCATTGATACGATGCGCGCATCGGGCGCGGGTGGCCAGCATGTGAATACCACTGATTCCGCTGTGCGGATCACGCATTTGCCAACCGGGATCGTGGTGACATCGTCGGAAAAATCGCAGCACCAGAACCGCGCCCGCGCCATGCAGGTGCTGCGCACACGCTTGTATGATTTGCAGCGCCAGCAGGCCGATGATGAACGTTCCGCCGCGCGCAAGGGGCAGGTGGGCAGTGGCGATAGGTCCGAGCGCATCCGCACCTATAATTTCCCGCAGGGCCGTGTGACCGACCATCGTATCAACCTTACGCTTTACCGGCTCGATTCGGTGATTGCCGGCGATATTGACGAACTTGTCGAAGGTTTGCGCGCCGCCGATCAGGCCGCAAAACTGGCCGAACTGGCGCTGTAA